From a region of the Tachypleus tridentatus isolate NWPU-2018 chromosome 1, ASM421037v1, whole genome shotgun sequence genome:
- the LOC143244683 gene encoding thromboxane-A synthase-like isoform X2, with amino-acid sequence MWEIYWKGPLSCLQNWIDQYGNVFIYFFGMRPVLVVMDLDLLKEILIKDFMDFADRPGLFELDPPRKPGEPMNDFLIFLRGTRWKRVRSVITPSFTTLKLKTMAQTMDETINDLLRNIEEYSGQENYLDVYKLFQAMTMDVMVKCALGIDAHVQKNPMEHELINHAKVIFGTSIQSLIFLIHMSFPAFGWFTRNIRHLQYKFWNKGSNPFLDLVEVCRQVMKSREADPAKRRNDLLQLMMDSQYISVNVTKVTGSQLTAGEESRKSNPDGSTHVNDQFNVSKSGLSDNEVLYNAMLALVAGYETTSSALGYTIHLLVQHPKVQDKLRQEVDELVGKGENLDYLSVHKLRYLDQVFSECLRVYPPVFLFVNREANRDITYGSIQIPKGTAVQVPVYHLHHNPALWPDHETFDPERFSVDNHDHHPLAWQPFGYGPRNCIGMRFAQLEAKMAITRIVQKYYLMPCEKTEKKLTVRLGINIMNPANGVFVKFVPRTSPK; translated from the exons ATGTGGGAAATATACTGGAAG GGACCCCTTTCTTGTCTTCAAAATTGGATAGATCAgtatggaaatgtttttat CTACTTCTTTGGAATGAGACCAGTTTTGGTGGTGATGGATCTCGACCTGTTAAAAGAAATTCTGATTAAGGATTTCATGGATTTTGCAGATCGACCA GGTCTTTTTGAATTAGATCCACCAAGGAAACCGGGAGAACCTATGAACGACTTCCTAATTTTCCTGCGTGGAACTCGCTGGAAGAGAGTTAGAAGTGTAATAACCCCTTCCTTTACTACCCTGAAACTTAAAACA ATGGCACAAACTATGGATGAAACTATAAATGACTTATTAAGAAATATTGAGGAATATTCTGGACAAGAAAATTATCTAGACGTATATAAGCTATTCCAGGCCATGACTATGGACGTTATGGTTAAATGTGCTTTAGGAATTGATGCACATGTTCAGAAAAATCCAATGGAACACGAGTTAATCAATCATGCCAAAGTAATTTTCGGTACTTCAATACAGTCGTTGATTTTTCTCATTCACA TGTCGTTTCCGGCTTTTGGTTGGTTCACGAGAAATATCAGACATCTGCAGTATAAATTTTGGAACAAAGGTTCCAATCCATTTCTCGATCTTGTGGAGGTTTGTCGTCAAGTTATGAAATCACGAGAAGCTGATCCAGCG AAACGACGGAATGATCTTCTCCAGTTAATGATGGACTCTCAGTACATCAGTGTCAACGTTACGAAGGTTACAGGGAGTCAACTAACCGCTGGAGAAGAATCACGCAAATCAAACCCTGACGGAAGTACACATGTTAACGACCAGTTTAATG TTTCCAAGAGTGGACTATCTGACAATGAAGTGTTGTACAACGCTATGTTGGCTTTAGTAGCAGG ctATGAAACAACTAGTTCTGCTCTTGGTTACACCATACACCTTCTGGTGCAGCACCCTAAAGTCCAAGACAAATTAAGACAAGAGGTAGACGAGCTCGTTGGAAAA GGAGAAAACTTGGATTACTTGTCTGTCCATAAACTCCGTTATCTGGATCAGGTTTTCAGCGAATGTCTCCGGGTTTATCCACCAGTTTTCCt gtTTGTTAATCGTGAGGCAAATAGAGATATAACATATGGATCCATTCAAATTCCGAAAGGAACGGCTGTACAGGTTCCTGTTTACCACCTTCATCATAACCCAGCTCTGTGGCCAGACCATGAAACGTTTGATCCAGAAAG gTTTTCTGTTGATAATCACGACCACCATCCACTTGCTTGGCAACCATTTGGATATGGACCTAGAAACTGTATTGGGATGAGATTCGCTCAGCTGGAAGCCAAGATGGCCATAACTCGAATAGTTCAGAAGTACTACTTGATGCCTTGTGAGAAAACAGAAAAG AAACTGACCGTCAGACTCGGTATCAATATTATGAATCCTGCAAATGgagtttttgtaaaatttgtccCAAGAACTTCCCCGAAATGA
- the LOC143244683 gene encoding cytochrome P450 3A8-like isoform X1: MFGPVTIVLFIILFTIWILRRRKHFNSFVKLGIPGPKPNLLFGNMWEIYWKGPLSCLQNWIDQYGNVFIYFFGMRPVLVVMDLDLLKEILIKDFMDFADRPGLFELDPPRKPGEPMNDFLIFLRGTRWKRVRSVITPSFTTLKLKTMAQTMDETINDLLRNIEEYSGQENYLDVYKLFQAMTMDVMVKCALGIDAHVQKNPMEHELINHAKVIFGTSIQSLIFLIHMSFPAFGWFTRNIRHLQYKFWNKGSNPFLDLVEVCRQVMKSREADPAKRRNDLLQLMMDSQYISVNVTKVTGSQLTAGEESRKSNPDGSTHVNDQFNVSKSGLSDNEVLYNAMLALVAGYETTSSALGYTIHLLVQHPKVQDKLRQEVDELVGKGENLDYLSVHKLRYLDQVFSECLRVYPPVFLFVNREANRDITYGSIQIPKGTAVQVPVYHLHHNPALWPDHETFDPERFSVDNHDHHPLAWQPFGYGPRNCIGMRFAQLEAKMAITRIVQKYYLMPCEKTEKKLTVRLGINIMNPANGVFVKFVPRTSPK; encoded by the exons GGACCCCTTTCTTGTCTTCAAAATTGGATAGATCAgtatggaaatgtttttat CTACTTCTTTGGAATGAGACCAGTTTTGGTGGTGATGGATCTCGACCTGTTAAAAGAAATTCTGATTAAGGATTTCATGGATTTTGCAGATCGACCA GGTCTTTTTGAATTAGATCCACCAAGGAAACCGGGAGAACCTATGAACGACTTCCTAATTTTCCTGCGTGGAACTCGCTGGAAGAGAGTTAGAAGTGTAATAACCCCTTCCTTTACTACCCTGAAACTTAAAACA ATGGCACAAACTATGGATGAAACTATAAATGACTTATTAAGAAATATTGAGGAATATTCTGGACAAGAAAATTATCTAGACGTATATAAGCTATTCCAGGCCATGACTATGGACGTTATGGTTAAATGTGCTTTAGGAATTGATGCACATGTTCAGAAAAATCCAATGGAACACGAGTTAATCAATCATGCCAAAGTAATTTTCGGTACTTCAATACAGTCGTTGATTTTTCTCATTCACA TGTCGTTTCCGGCTTTTGGTTGGTTCACGAGAAATATCAGACATCTGCAGTATAAATTTTGGAACAAAGGTTCCAATCCATTTCTCGATCTTGTGGAGGTTTGTCGTCAAGTTATGAAATCACGAGAAGCTGATCCAGCG AAACGACGGAATGATCTTCTCCAGTTAATGATGGACTCTCAGTACATCAGTGTCAACGTTACGAAGGTTACAGGGAGTCAACTAACCGCTGGAGAAGAATCACGCAAATCAAACCCTGACGGAAGTACACATGTTAACGACCAGTTTAATG TTTCCAAGAGTGGACTATCTGACAATGAAGTGTTGTACAACGCTATGTTGGCTTTAGTAGCAGG ctATGAAACAACTAGTTCTGCTCTTGGTTACACCATACACCTTCTGGTGCAGCACCCTAAAGTCCAAGACAAATTAAGACAAGAGGTAGACGAGCTCGTTGGAAAA GGAGAAAACTTGGATTACTTGTCTGTCCATAAACTCCGTTATCTGGATCAGGTTTTCAGCGAATGTCTCCGGGTTTATCCACCAGTTTTCCt gtTTGTTAATCGTGAGGCAAATAGAGATATAACATATGGATCCATTCAAATTCCGAAAGGAACGGCTGTACAGGTTCCTGTTTACCACCTTCATCATAACCCAGCTCTGTGGCCAGACCATGAAACGTTTGATCCAGAAAG gTTTTCTGTTGATAATCACGACCACCATCCACTTGCTTGGCAACCATTTGGATATGGACCTAGAAACTGTATTGGGATGAGATTCGCTCAGCTGGAAGCCAAGATGGCCATAACTCGAATAGTTCAGAAGTACTACTTGATGCCTTGTGAGAAAACAGAAAAG AAACTGACCGTCAGACTCGGTATCAATATTATGAATCCTGCAAATGgagtttttgtaaaatttgtccCAAGAACTTCCCCGAAATGA
- the LOC143244683 gene encoding thromboxane-A synthase-like isoform X3, with protein sequence MWEIYWKGPLSCLQNWIDQYGNVFIYFFGMRPVLVVMDLDLLKEILIKDFMDFADRPGLFELDPPRKPGEPMNDFLIFLRGTRWKRVRSVITPSFTTLKLKTMAQTMDETINDLLRNIEEYSGQENYLDVYKLFQAMTMDVMVKCALGIDAHVQKNPMEHELINHAKVIFGTSIQSLIFLIHMSFPAFGWFTRNIRHLQYKFWNKGSNPFLDLVEVCRQVMKSREADPAKRRNDLLQLMMDSQYISVNVTKVTGSQLTAGEESRKSNPDGSTHVNDQFNVSKSGLSDNEVLYNAMLALVAGYETTSSALGYTIHLLVQHPKVQDKLRQEVDELVGKGENLDYLSVHKLRYLDQVFSECLRVYPPVFLFVNREANRDITYGSIQIPKGTAVQVPVYHLHHNPALWPDHETFDPERFSVDNHDHHPLAWQPFGYGPRNCIGMRFAQLEAKMAITRIVQKYYLMPCEKTEKKLTVRLGINIMNPANGVFVKFVPRTSPK encoded by the exons GGACCCCTTTCTTGTCTTCAAAATTGGATAGATCAgtatggaaatgtttttat CTACTTCTTTGGAATGAGACCAGTTTTGGTGGTGATGGATCTCGACCTGTTAAAAGAAATTCTGATTAAGGATTTCATGGATTTTGCAGATCGACCA GGTCTTTTTGAATTAGATCCACCAAGGAAACCGGGAGAACCTATGAACGACTTCCTAATTTTCCTGCGTGGAACTCGCTGGAAGAGAGTTAGAAGTGTAATAACCCCTTCCTTTACTACCCTGAAACTTAAAACA ATGGCACAAACTATGGATGAAACTATAAATGACTTATTAAGAAATATTGAGGAATATTCTGGACAAGAAAATTATCTAGACGTATATAAGCTATTCCAGGCCATGACTATGGACGTTATGGTTAAATGTGCTTTAGGAATTGATGCACATGTTCAGAAAAATCCAATGGAACACGAGTTAATCAATCATGCCAAAGTAATTTTCGGTACTTCAATACAGTCGTTGATTTTTCTCATTCACA TGTCGTTTCCGGCTTTTGGTTGGTTCACGAGAAATATCAGACATCTGCAGTATAAATTTTGGAACAAAGGTTCCAATCCATTTCTCGATCTTGTGGAGGTTTGTCGTCAAGTTATGAAATCACGAGAAGCTGATCCAGCG AAACGACGGAATGATCTTCTCCAGTTAATGATGGACTCTCAGTACATCAGTGTCAACGTTACGAAGGTTACAGGGAGTCAACTAACCGCTGGAGAAGAATCACGCAAATCAAACCCTGACGGAAGTACACATGTTAACGACCAGTTTAATG TTTCCAAGAGTGGACTATCTGACAATGAAGTGTTGTACAACGCTATGTTGGCTTTAGTAGCAGG ctATGAAACAACTAGTTCTGCTCTTGGTTACACCATACACCTTCTGGTGCAGCACCCTAAAGTCCAAGACAAATTAAGACAAGAGGTAGACGAGCTCGTTGGAAAA GGAGAAAACTTGGATTACTTGTCTGTCCATAAACTCCGTTATCTGGATCAGGTTTTCAGCGAATGTCTCCGGGTTTATCCACCAGTTTTCCt gtTTGTTAATCGTGAGGCAAATAGAGATATAACATATGGATCCATTCAAATTCCGAAAGGAACGGCTGTACAGGTTCCTGTTTACCACCTTCATCATAACCCAGCTCTGTGGCCAGACCATGAAACGTTTGATCCAGAAAG gTTTTCTGTTGATAATCACGACCACCATCCACTTGCTTGGCAACCATTTGGATATGGACCTAGAAACTGTATTGGGATGAGATTCGCTCAGCTGGAAGCCAAGATGGCCATAACTCGAATAGTTCAGAAGTACTACTTGATGCCTTGTGAGAAAACAGAAAAG AAACTGACCGTCAGACTCGGTATCAATATTATGAATCCTGCAAATGgagtttttgtaaaatttgtccCAAGAACTTCCCCGAAATGA